Genomic DNA from Bombus affinis isolate iyBomAffi1 chromosome 8, iyBomAffi1.2, whole genome shotgun sequence:
AGGGGTATCTTTTTCTACACTTTCTTTGTaagatatcttgttttatcTTTCATTATTTATGCCTCGCATAtaatcctctctatttaaaaataGCAACCGCAGGAAGAAGATCAAAGACAAAAACATTTAACGCTAAAGGAGAAACTATCAAAAGCTAAATCTGATAAAGATGGCAGCTTATCTTTACTAGTATACACATATTTATGTTTCTAAATTCTGTATGATTGAGttaaaattacatataattgTTCTATAATTCATTAAACAGGATCAAAACAATATTGTGGAGACAATGGCAAAAATAAACCAGTTGGATCAATTGGAGAATAGTGAATTGAGTGATTGGCTAAAAGAGCGTTCAATTCCATATAATTCTAAAGCAAAAAAGTGtacttattaataaattattatcgcaCATCAAGAATACAACAATTTTACAGCCATTTCgtatgtaaatgtatcatatgtgTTCTTAAGTGTACTAAGttagtataaaaaataataccaatatgctataacataacatattacatttttacattcaTACATTAGAGCAGCTTtagtatataacaaataaaataataatacataattagatataattaataaaagataaaaaattctttttgtacCACTGATTTTTTATGAACTATTTATCACAATTAACATAGCTTTTCTGTCAGCTTCATTTTTTATaccaatttcaattaaatcttcaTTAGTTAAACTCATAAATAAATCAATGTCAACCTGAAATAAGTttacaatattaatttataataaaattttatacatgtaacaacatatttacTTCTTGTACGAGGAATTTGGGTATTGACCTAATCCGTAATGTTTTAGTAAAATAAACACTTTTGCTTCTTCTGAATTTAAAATCATTCCTCTTGGAGGTGTCCTGTAACGTGGTGGTGATGGTGTATTCTCCCTAAATACATTTTCATCCTTCATATTTGGAAGAACATTTTGTTGGCGCAATAGACTAAATTTAGGCACATATTTAAGAATAGTATCAACATCTTCTTTGTgttgaatatttaaatcttGTGGCTGAATGGACTGTAATCTTTGCAAACAATAtagttaaattaaaatatcatatttacTTTGTATATAATATAGAGCAATAACTAATATACCTCTGCATAGGTAGTTCGCTTACATTCTTTCTACTTTTTGAACAAGTTAGCATTGCTTCATCTTTATCTTCATTTACAAACAATtgtttctcctttgtttcatctttgatattcaaaattaatttcctcattatgttcattttgtgtaaaatatatatttgaagaaGTAGGTAACAGTTTATTCAGATCGCAAGTCAAGGTGGGTG
This window encodes:
- the LOC126919354 gene encoding uncharacterized protein LOC126919354; the encoded protein is MNIMRKLILNIKDETKEKQLFVNEDKDEAMLTCSKSRKNVSELPMQRLQSIQPQDLNIQHKEDVDTILKYVPKFSLLRQQNVLPNMKDENVFRENTPSPPRYRTPPRGMILNSEEAKVFILLKHYGLGQYPNSSYKK